In Miscanthus floridulus cultivar M001 chromosome 19, ASM1932011v1, whole genome shotgun sequence, the DNA window GTCGCACAAGATTAAAGAACTGGATATGCTGTAGCTAGGATATCGATTCTTTGCAACCCATATTTCGTAGTAGTCAGTAACTACaaaatccatttcaaattataatttATTTGACTTTtttgtcttattcaaaaatttgtgtgaaatatcacttcttttgcttcggcttgctttattaataaaagttctttaagaatgacttaaattttgactatgtttgcataattttttttaaataagacgagtggtcaaacttgggtTCAAAAAAGTCAtacgaattataatttggaacggagggagtatataataaATTTGCTAAGAGCCAAACCAAGTTTATATATCACCAACATACGGGACGCCAGCTTCTAAAGTATAAACATGGtcataaaaaaatttaaatccaCCGCAGTTTATAGGAACGTCAAATCCATCCACGTCTTTATATAAATCCATCACAATTCAAGAACAAATCCACCTACATCTTCTAATTTTCCACCCCTTTTGCAACATCATCCCATCTTCCTTGTGCAGCACAAACATCAATGAGGTTATTCAAATCTTGCAGCACCTTACAACAACCAAGGAGATCCTTCATACAAACATTGTGCTCAATGTGTCACATGTGTTGTACCTGATTCAACCACCAATGTTCTTTCAAAGATGCAGATGTGTTTCGGCCCGATACGGGACGTTGGATCTTTTGCGACGTGTTCAAGGTTTACAGCTGGTCAATGGATTTAGTGTTCTATGGAGCTTTGCTCATCTAGAGTATCGACAAAAGCCATTAAGAAAGAAGACGATGGGAGGAACCTAGATAAAATGTTatatcttttcttttattttaggtTTTTTAATGAGTAATTTGAGGATATACTATGCCATATTTTAATATAATTCCTCCTTTCAtttgcaaaacaaaaaaaaactagccTTCACATATGCCTTTTGTtgctttttcttcgaaaaaatgCTTGTTGCTTACACAATAGCACAATAACTGTATGAACATATGAGTTTCTTCATGCATCCCTTCTTCCTACCTCATGAGTTACACCTTTCAGAATCACACATACAACATTATTGATACAACTACCTCTGGTCGCCCTATACCTTTTATATATTATACTCTCCCTTGTGCTCACGGTGTTTGTTCATATGGTCATCAGCCTCACATATGCCACTTGTGCATTCAATAATGTTGTGGGTTGCCAAATGAGTTGAGATTTTAGAGGAAACTGAAACAAGTTGAACACTAAGCCTCATTTATCAAATACAAAAATATCTAGCAGGCATACTCTGATAGGCTCTGATGTATATGACAGTTTACTAGCTTAGTTATAATAACGAATCATGTCTAGCTAGCTGCCAACTTGCAAAAGCATGCTATTGGTATATGTAATTGTACTAAGTACCGAACAACTTCAATGATCGCCTACATTTTAATTTATTATCTTGCAAAACCTTGCTAGTGGTATTCGAATACGATTATATCTTTAGTGGGTAGAGACCAACTTAAGGTTCTTGATACTGATAATATTGTTAAGATAAGGGTCTTAGATAGGATCATTTTTTCCCTCACGGTATTTGGATTGTACTATCGGCATCTTGTTGGATTCCagtaaatatttttttatataagatTTGCAATATGTTCTGGAGATTTATTTTAAGACCTATAATATTGGATTTGATTGATTAATTGACTTTTTTTCTATAACTTTAAGTGGGTTTCTTGACAATATTTTAAATGTACATGAACTTTGAATTTATCGTAACGAAATCATTTAAAAAGTATTCATATACATTATTATTTCGTATTATAAGATCATAGTATCAGGGTACTTTGAAATTTCATGTACAATCGAATGAGAACTTTCACATAGGATTGGTATACGATGAAAGTTAATATACTACCTCCATCcccaaaagaatgtaattctagaatagtgtcatgttttagtatatcatcaagtttgaccaattatagctAAAAAATTATAGATATTTATAGTATCAAATAAAtactattagattaattatgaactttatttttataataaactaatTTGAAGCAAAAAATATGAGTACTATTTACTAAGACTCTGGTCAAACGTGAAACACTTCCTGTTATGCAACCCATAGTTATATCTTTTAAGGGACAGAGGTAGTAAATGATATGATTGGTATTGTTTTGGTTTGAAAGGATCGTGCTATTGTCAAATTTAGGATACGGATGGGTATCCTGACAACCTTGGTGTTGGTGCGCTACaagtaaggctggacgaaaaactcgaagctcgttagctcgctcggctcgtggccgGCTTGACTCggcttggctcggctcgttatgataacgagccgagccgagccgagccaagattttagctcgttagctataacgagccaactcgagccagctcgtgaGCCGCTCGCgggctaaacgagccaagcttctaggaaaaaaagtatcaaaacttatattagtttttgtattactttatgtcttgcactttataattgactggtaactggtctagaccatataaattgactggtaactggtctaaatgcatttcttttatattattattattctcaaactttagataaatgtaaatattatattttgtatattttttatacctggctcgcgagcttaacgagccagctcgagctttttaacgagccgggccgagctggctttctggctcattaggataacgagcctagccgagctagctcgttatcttaacgagccagaacgagctgagccgagccgagccgagccagctcgttatccagccttagctACAAGGAGTAGAGAAGAGCAAGGTGTGGTCACAGGCTTAGGTCatattcgtttcgctgaaaagccagactaaaaaatactatttgttaatttgttacgagagaaaaatactataccataaTTTCTAAGCGAACAGAGCCCACCCAGCCATGCAATGCAAAAGACTGCACGCCATGGCCATCACACGTCACTGAGCATTCGTGCCTTGCTCAGTTTGCTTTTAGGTGCCTGCTCTCTGATTCACTCCAAGACAACGACTTCAAAGCCCAGCCTTGCAAAGTTGCACCTGAGCGCACGCGGGCTGGTGAGCCTCAAGGCCCAAGGTCCAAGGCTGCTGAGCTTTCgccggttgctgctgctgctcgacaTACAGGCTCAATCCTCAGAGGCATCCATGTAAAAGCCCATCCTATCGAAACAAAAGCCCAGCACGGAAACTGGCGCGGACGTCGCTTCTTTCTTCTCCCCCAATCCAACTCCAACTCCAACTCCagtgaattaaaaaaaaaaaggaaacaaaaagggtAGTACACCGCAAGCGGAAGAAGCCTCGCCGCCCGCCgctctcgcctcgcctcgcctcgtctCGTCTCCGGAGCGCACGTCACATCAGGTGCGCCGCGCGCCCCTCACCTAAGCTGCGACgagcatccatccatccatccaccaggtaccgccgccgccgcctcctcctttcCCTTCCTGCTGCGCGCGCCGCGGAACCCTGCAAGCGATTTGTATTTGGATCTCACCCCGCTCCTCCCCGTGGCGATACGATTCGCCGTGACCTTGATGCGTGGCGTTGCCTTTGCGGGTGCAGGAACGATGACGGGCTCCATGGATCTTCCGGCCAAGGGCGGGTTCAGCTTCGACCTGTGCCGCCGGAACAATATGCTGGAGAAGGACGGGCTCAAGCTCCCGGGATTCAGGAAGACCGGGACAACCATCGTCGGCCTCGTCTTTCAGGTGCGGCACCCTACTCTCGTTGTGTTGCCTTCTGGTATATTCCGGCAATTGGTGTGGCTTCTGAGTTACCCGTGTGCCCGAATTCGGTCGCCATGAGCCTCCTCCTGCTCGTGCTGAGTTGGGTCGTTTATGTTTATTAGGCCTCGGAACATATTTTTAGAGAGCTGCGCTGCTCAATTGAACTTTTTTTTGTGggcgggtgggtgggtggggaggGGGGTGGGGGGGATCTGTCTGATATCAATCCCATGCTTAACTTCCTGTTACACGTGCTGATAATACAAATTGGGAAAATGTTCCGTGCAAACCACCTTCCAAGGGGATGAGAACCCACATTCTTTCGTTATGTTGGTTTGGTTTCCATTGTAGGAGTATTGTTTTAGGGGAAAAGTTATGCATACAACTTTTTTTCATCCTGATGATGCAGACATACTCTGCAAATGATTCTCTGGCAAATCCAACCTATTTCAATCCTGTTTTGCATCAACTTTGATTGAATAAATACCTTTTGGTATTTGACAATTGCTGTGTCTGCAAATTTTTAGGCATGAGCATCTCAACTAATCATTGGAAAAATCTTTCTGATGTCAATCGCATGCTTAAAATTCATGTCGCACATGACCGCATTGATGTATGTGCTGAACTGCTGATGATACAAACTAGGAaaatgttcagcgcaaaccatccTCCTAGTGGTGAAAGCCCCCATTCTTTTGTTATGTTGGTTTCCATTGTATTAGCTTAGGGGAACACGCATGCATACAAATTTCTCCATCCTAACGAAAAAAATACTCCGCAAATGATTCTCTGACAAATCCTAATTCAACCCTGATTTGCATCAAATTGTGACTGAACAAATCTGATGGATAGTAATTTCGTCTTAACAGCTTTATATCAATTTTTAGTATATACACCAGTGCTAATAGATGAAAGACCTTGCAACATTGTGTTTGAACGGGCATTGTTTCATTTGCCCATATTCATTGAGGTCAATGTTGGACTAAGCCATGTTTCTATATCTAGGATGGGGTTGTTCTTGGGGCAGATACAAGGGCAACTGAGGGCCCTATAGTTGCTGATAAGAACTGCGAGAAGATACACTTTATGGCGCCCAATATATATTGCTGTGGAGCAGGAACTGCTGCTGACACGGAGGCTGTTACAGGTAGATGACTAAAAGAATGAGATCTTGCTGCCTTTTCACACTCTCATTTCTTCCGTTGAATTCCTTATCGACATTTGATTCATTTACTTCAGATATGGTAAGCTCCCAGCTACAGCTTCACCGATATGCAACCGGCCGCGAATCAAGAGTCGTAACTTCTCTTACACTACTGAAGTCACACCTCTTCAAGTGAGCTCCTCTCACAGGCACATTTACAACTTTCTGCCATTGTGCCAACACCTGACCTGCTTATGCCATTATGTTAGGTATCAAGGCCATGTCAGTGCTGCCCTTGTTCTTGGTGGAGTGGATTGTACTGGACCACATCTACACACTGTTAGTAACTGAGCATACCTGTTTTTTACTTGTTGTATGTAAAGTTTGATGCAGGGTAGTTACATTAACTTTGGAATGTGCAGGTTTATCCACACGGGTCCACTGATACCCTTCCTTTTGCAACGATGGGTTCTGGTTCTCTTGCTGCAATGTCCGTGTTTGAATCAAAATACAAAGAAGGGCTTACTGTAAGTGAACCAGTGCAATAGTTTCTGCATTTAACTATGTTGGTAATGGAGTACTGTCTTCTGTGGTGACTGAAGCTGCATTTGATGGCGTTTGGTTTGATGGCAAAAGTTTAATATTAAATTCCTTTTTATCTTCTAGAGGGAGGAGGGGATACAACTGGTGTCTGACGCGATCTGCGCTGGTATCTTCAATGACCTTGGCAGTGGCAGCAACGTTGATGTCTGTGTGATAACGAAGGTATGCATTTTCAGTTTTTTATAGAGTTCCAGCCTTACAGAGCCAAGCCCTGGTCCGAATCCATTGCAAAAGACCAAATTAACATGTGTTTACAAGGTTTTAGAGCACAACACCCTCATCTCGTGAGGGACATAGATCAATCTCAACCTCAAGATGCATTTTCTGTTTATTGAGTGAAATTGACAGAATActgcaagtgttgaataaaaaatCGAAACAAAATGTGCTATTTACATATTAGAGAATGAAGTTTCAAACTATATCCGTTATATTTGTCAACTTTGATATGATATATGTTGCCCTTACATATGGTTTGATTTACACTTGAGATCACTAATTTCCAATAATGCTCATTTGAGCTAACTGTGTAACACTGCATCCTGCATGCTGCTCTTTGTCAGAGATGCCTTTCGAGCAAATCGAAGAACATGAATATATTATTAGTAACCCTTCAGAGTGCTTTGCTAACCAACACTTATTGACATTACCAGGGGAAGACAGAATACTTGAGAAACCACCAGTTGCCGAATCCCAGAACTTATGCTAGTTCAAAGGGATACAGCTTCACCAAGGGGCAGACTGGTGAGTTCCTTGCTAATGAATTGTTATATATAGGATATGGCATATTGAACGGTATAAAGTAAATGCATGATTCTGTTGTTTGCAGAGGTACTGTACACAAAGATCACACCTCTGAAGCAGAAGGTTGAGGTCGCCGAGGGCGGTGAAGCTATGGAGGAGTAGTGATGTATGCTTTCATTCGGACAAGGGAATTCTGAATTTGTGTTATTTTGCTTAGTGGAGCAGCTAGAACAAGAAAAAAATTTGGAGATCTTTGTTGTACTTGCTGGACCGAAACCAGACTCTTATGCCAAAGGTGTTTCTAATGTTTGACACATTTTTTAAAGTCCTTGTTGTTTCTCAATGTTGAAAACCGTGGCGGTATGGTATTTCCTTGAGATGTTATTGCTACTGCTGCATCGATGCGTCGGTGCATGTGCGAAGGGGAGGGTTGCCTTGAACGACAAGGAGGGTTGCCTGGAACGACAAGGCTACGGAATGGCGCGACAAAGATATGCCTGATGCTGTGGTTACTTCTGTCTGGATTACAAAACAGGGCTCTGTCTAGTCTCCGCTTGTAGATCTGAGTATCTATATTCAGTTCTGTATAGTAAATTGGCTAAGCAAGAACTATGGGGGTAGTATCATGTTTTGCCAAAGGATTGAGTTAAGTTATTATAGTGTTCACCAATATATACGTCCTACTTGTTTAACGTATAAATTTAATCTCGAAGTTTTCCAGGAGTCAACTCTACCTGTTGTTCAGTACTATGAGAAAAGGGGAAAGCTTCGAAAGGTAACTTGCATTGGGGGAGTGCTCTGGTTTTTTATATGAAAACGTGCACTGTCCCAAAATTTGCAATTTTGTAGAGTAAATATGAACTTTAACTAACCTAATCTCActgaattaaattttccatgcatGTTTCACATATCCCTTTGTACTCTATGCAGGTCGATGGCGCCAAATCCCCTGATGCAGTTTTTGAAGATGTGAAGGCCATATTCGCTCAACTGAACACTCGGGTGCACTCATATTCATGCTGCTCTCTTCCAATTGCTAAGTTCAGGAAACATGGCAGGCATGGCTAAATGATGATGTTCTTCCTTGCGGTGCATCCTCTTGGATCGATGATACTATATCTATAAGCTGCCTTATCCTGTATTTTTCGTCTCACTAGGCAAACCAAGGTAGCATTGTGAGCAGCAGAGTACAGAGCAATCCACTGAAGCGTTTCGTCGACCTGCTCTATGGTAAGTTTTGAGATTGATGAGACCACCATCACTAATTCAATTCGTCGTCGAGTATTTGGCATCGACCTTGGCACAAACTAAAGTCATGATGAATGTCTTCTGATTGACTGTTATCAGGCTGCTTTGGGACGTAGGAGGCGAGAAGCTAAGTGATGAGATGATAGGACTGAATCCTTGTGTGGTATATAGTGGTGTGTGTACATCCTTGCTCAGTCCTCAAGGCTGAAGCAACAACATACGTCCAAAAAGGATTCAGAAAACACTTGCTGTGTGTGGTTGAAGTGTGTGCATATCTGAGTGTGCGTGCTGTGTAGATTCAGTCTGTCGAGTTTGTTGTGATCCATCCATTGCCAATTTGCCATTGGCAGAGTGTCTCTCTCTGTGTGAGTCGAAAAGAAACAGAGAATGGCCTGTCCAGGTGCACTTGCAACACACAGCTTGTATTTGTAATTTTAAGTGCaggagatggatgtgatatgtgcagaTCATGGACGCGGACTCCTGGATTGCCGCCGGCTTTGGGAGTCTTGCGTCGCTGGCCGCCCAGGGTTCCTAGCAGGCGCTACccggattttttttaaaattttaacactttttgataactaattttaaatctaacactgtaagtt includes these proteins:
- the LOC136527793 gene encoding proteasome subunit beta type-7-A-like; this translates as MTGSMDLPAKGGFSFDLCRRNNMLEKDGLKLPGFRKTGTTIVGLVFQDGVVLGADTRATEGPIVADKNCEKIHFMAPNIYCCGAGTAADTEAVTDMVSSQLQLHRYATGRESRVVTSLTLLKSHLFKYQGHVSAALVLGGVDCTGPHLHTVYPHGSTDTLPFATMGSGSLAAMSVFESKYKEGLTREEGIQLVSDAICAGIFNDLGSGSNVDVCVITKGKTEYLRNHQLPNPRTYASSKGYSFTKGQTEVLYTKITPLKQKVEVAEGGEAMEE